The stretch of DNA TCATAACTTTTAATACCTCTCCAACCATTTCAGGATCTAATGCAGATGTTGGTTCATCAAATAAAAGTGCTTCTGGATCCATTGACAATGCTCTAGCTATTGCAACTCTTTGTTTTTGTCCTCCAGAAAGTTGATTCGGTCTAGCATTAATAAATTTGTCCATACCTACTTTTTCTAAATATTTTATAGCATTTTCTCTTGCTTCTTCTTTTGTTCTTCCAAGCACATTTGTTTGAGCTAACATACAATTTTCCAATACATTTAAGTTATTAAATAAATTAAATTGTTGAAAAACCATACCAACTTTTGCCCTATATTCATTTAATTTCATATTTTTATCTTGTATATCTACCCCATGATATAATACTTTACCTTCATCATAATTTTCAAGTAAATTTAAACATCTTAATAAAGTTGATTTTCCAGATCCTGATGATCCAATAATTGAAACAACTTCACTTTGGTTTACCTCAAAATTTATGCCTTTTAATATTTCTCTTTTCCCATAACTTTTCTTTAAATTTTCTACATTTATTATACTCATATTTATCCCTCTATCTCATATTCTTTATTTCCATCCATTTTTGCCTCTAAATATCTAAATAATTTAGATAACGAATATGTTAATACAAAATATATAGCACATGTAATTACGAAAACTTCATAATATCTAACATGTGATCCAACTATTGATTTTGATGTAGTGAATAATTCAGTAACTCCTATAGAGAATAATACTGATGTATCCTTAATATTAATAATAAATTCATTTGCAACTGATGGCATT from Streptobacillus canis encodes:
- a CDS encoding amino acid ABC transporter ATP-binding protein; protein product: MINVENLKKSYGKREILKGINFEVNQSEVVSIIGSSGSGKSTLLRCLNLLENYDEGKVLYHGVDIQDKNMKLNEYRAKVGMVFQQFNLFNNLNVLENCMLAQTNVLGRTKEEARENAIKYLEKVGMDKFINARPNQLSGGQKQRVAIARALSMDPEALLFDEPTSALDPEMVGEVLKVMKELADEGLTMIIVTHEMDFAREVSDKIVFMDSGIILEEGHPDKIFTNPKNERTKAFLSRVLK